One stretch of Kogia breviceps isolate mKogBre1 chromosome 18, mKogBre1 haplotype 1, whole genome shotgun sequence DNA includes these proteins:
- the ZNF319 gene encoding zinc finger protein 319 has protein sequence MSESWQQPPQTQPQQPQPPQPQHHAEPPPALAEHTLTPGTAENPLGCAVYGILLQPDLGLQPPQHAPLQPAGEPGPKCGVCGHDLAHLSSPHEHQCLAGHDRSFQCTQCLKIFHQATDLLEHQCVQAEQKPFVCGVCKMGFSLLTSLAQHHSAHSGAGGLVKCSICEKTYKPAEAAEPAATAAPSLPPAPPPPAVAPAEQADKPYSCPICQKPFKHLSELSRHERIHTGEKPYKCTLCDKSFSQSSHLVHHKRTHSSERPYKCAVCEKTFKHRSHLVRHMYAHSGEHHLFRCNVCELHFKESSELLQHPCTPSGERPFRCGECQKAFKRPSDLRQHERTHSAERPFKCDLCPMGFKQQYALMRHRRTHKTEEPFKCGLCEKGFGQPSHLLYHQHVHTLETLFKCPVCQKGFDQSAELLRHKCLPGVAERPFKCPVCNKAYKRASALQKHQLAHCSAAEKPLRCTLCERRFFSSSEFVQHRCDPAREKPLKCPDCEKRFKYASDLQRHRRVHTGEKPYKCPNCDKAFKQREHLNKHQGVHAREQQFKCVWCGERFLDVALLQEHSAQHSAAAAAAEGAYQVAACLP, from the coding sequence ATGTCGGAAAGCTGGCAGCAGCCGCCGCAGACGCAGCCGCAGCAGCCGCAGCCGCCACAGCCTCAACACCACGCAGAACCACCGCCGGCCCTGGCCGAGCACACACTGACCCCAGGCACAGCTGAGAACCCCCTGGGCTGTGCCGTCTATGGCATCCTTCTGCAGCCTGACCTGGGCCTGCAGCCACCGCAGCACGCGCCCCTGCAGCCAGCAGGCGAGCCGGGACCCAAGTGCGGCGTGTGCGGTCACGACCTGGCGCACCTGTCCAGCCCGCATGAGCACCAGTGCCTGGCGGGCCACGACCGCTCGTTCCAGTGCACGCAGTGTCTCAAGATCTTCCACCAGGCTACCGACCTGCTGGAGCACCAGTGTGTGCAGGCCGAACAGAAGCCTTTTGTCTGTGGTGTCTGCAAGATGGGCTTCTCGCTGCTCACGTCGCTGGCGCAGCACCACAGCGCGCACAGCGGCGCTGGGGGCCTCGTGAAATGTTCCATCTGCGAGAAGACCTACAAGCCCGCCGAGGCGGCTGAGCCCGCGGCCACGGCCGCCCCTTCACTGCCCCCGGCACCCCCTCCGCCCGCCGTAGCCCCTGCAGAACAGGCCGACAAGCCCTACAGCTGCCCCATCTGCCAGAAGCCCTTCAAGCACCTGTCGGAGCTCTCGCGGCACGAGCGCATCCACACGGGCGAGAAGCCCTACAAGTGCACGCTGTGCGACAAGAGCTTCAGCCAGTCATCCCACCTGGTGCACCACAAGCGCACGCACAGCTCGGAGCGGCCGTACAAGTGCGCGGTTTGCGAGAAGACCTTCAAGCACCGCTCGCACCTGGTGCGCCACATGTACGCGCACTCGGGGGAGCACCACCTGTTCCGCTGCAACGTGTGCGAGCTGCACTTCAAGGAGTCATCCGAGCTGCTGCAGCACCCGTGCACGCCCAGCGGGGAGCGGCCTTTCCGCTGCGGCGAGTGCCAGAAGGCCTTCAAGCGGCCGTCGGACCTGCGGCAGCACGAGCGCACGCACAGCGCCGAGCGGCCCTTCAAGTGCGACCTGTGCCCCATGGGCTTCAAGCAGCAGTACGCGCTGATGCGGCACCGGCGCACGCACAAGACCGAGGAGCCCTTCAAGTGCGGCCTGTGCGAGAAGGGCTTCGGGCAGCCCAGCCATCTGCTTTACCACCAGCACGTGCACACCCTCGAGACCCTCTTCAAGTGCCCCGTGTGCCAGAAGGGCTTCGACCAGTCGGCCGAGCTGCTGCGGCACAAGTGCCTGCCGGGCGTGGCTGAGCGGCCCTTCAAGTGCCCGGTGTGCAACAAGGCCTACAAGCGGGCGTCGGCTCTGCAGAAGCACCAGCTGGCCCACTGCTCAGCCGCCGAGAAGCCTCTGCGCTGCACCCTGTGCGAGCGCCGCTTCTTCTCGTCCTCCGAGTTCGTGCAGCACCGCTGCGACCCAGCCCGCGAGAAGCCGCTCAAGTGCCCAGACTGCGAGAAGCGCTTCAAGTACGCCTCCGACCTGCAGCGGCACCGGAGGGTGCACACGGGCGAGAAACCCTACAAGTGCCCCAACTGCGACAAGGCCTTCAAGCAGCGTGAGCACCTCAACAAGCACCAGGGCGTGCACGCCCGGGAGCAGCAGTTCAAGTGCGTGTGGTGCGGGGAGCGCTTCCTGGACGTGGCCCTGCTGCAGGAGCACAGCGCGCAGCACAGCGCCGCCGCAGCTGCGGCCGAGGGCGCCTACCAGGTAGCCGCCTGCCTGCCCTGA